From a region of the Pyrococcus kukulkanii genome:
- a CDS encoding sulfide-dependent adenosine diphosphate thiazole synthase: MLRDVTISRAIIESYFKDLLNNLELDVAIVGAGPSGMVAAYYLAKGGAKVAIFEKKLSIGGGIWGGAMGFNKIVVQEEAKEILDEFGIRYEKFEEGYYVADAIEVATTIASKVVKAGVKIFNMIEVEDLVVKNNRVSGIVINWTPVNMTGLHVDPLTVEAKYVIDSTGHGAQVTQFLLKRGLIERIPGEGPMWADQGERLTVENTREVYPGLYVTGMAANAVSGAPRMGPIFGGMFLSGRKAAQEILSKL; encoded by the coding sequence ATGCTGAGGGATGTAACTATTAGCAGGGCTATAATCGAGAGTTACTTCAAGGATCTACTCAACAACCTCGAGCTTGACGTTGCCATAGTTGGTGCTGGGCCTTCAGGGATGGTTGCCGCATATTACTTAGCGAAGGGAGGGGCCAAGGTAGCGATCTTCGAGAAGAAGCTCTCAATAGGCGGAGGGATTTGGGGAGGTGCAATGGGCTTCAACAAGATCGTGGTTCAGGAAGAAGCTAAAGAGATCCTTGACGAATTTGGAATAAGGTACGAGAAGTTTGAAGAAGGCTACTACGTGGCTGACGCTATTGAAGTGGCAACAACCATAGCCAGCAAAGTTGTGAAGGCTGGGGTTAAGATATTCAACATGATCGAAGTTGAGGATCTGGTTGTGAAGAACAATAGAGTCTCGGGAATAGTGATTAACTGGACCCCAGTCAACATGACGGGGCTTCACGTCGATCCTTTAACTGTCGAGGCAAAGTACGTAATAGATTCAACTGGACATGGAGCCCAAGTGACTCAGTTCCTCCTCAAGAGGGGATTGATAGAGAGGATCCCTGGGGAAGGCCCAATGTGGGCAGACCAGGGTGAGAGGCTAACGGTGGAGAACACCAGAGAGGTGTACCCAGGACTGTACGTTACCGGAATGGCAGCCAATGCCGTGAGCGGAGCCCCAAGGATGGGTCCAATCTTCGGTGGAATGTTCTTAAGCGGCAGAAAAGCTGCCCAGGAGATACTTTCCAAGCTCTAA